The Anaerohalosphaeraceae bacterium sequence CCATCCGTCTCTATTGAAGAATCTGCTGATACTGCGACCGAAAATATGCCGTCCAGTCGGTTCGAATCCGTTCGGCGGCTGTACGATCCTTCAGCTGCTCGGCGATGGCATAAATCTCTTCGACCGTATCAATATTCTCCGGCAGACGCGTGAGCACAGCCGCCAGCGCCGGGTCCATCCGCCGTTCCAGAATCCGCCGCTTGGCTTCCCGCAGCAGCGACGCATTTTCAATCGCCGCCGAATAAACCAGCTCCGCCAAAACCCCGTACCGCACCTCACGCAGCTTGGCATCAATTTTCATCTCGGTGCCGCCCTCATAAGGATTGGCCGCCAGCACCGCATCGGTTGTTCCATATGCCTGATAAAAATCCTTTCGAATCGGCGTGCGGTTCAGCCGATACCGCTCCGGTCCGTCCGGATGCCCTGCCGGCAGCCCCCACAGCCCCTGTCCCCGAGGCGACAGCACAAACGCCGCAAACGCCTGGGCCGCCTTCCGATTCGGCGGATTCTTCAGCACGGCAATCGGGTCCGGCGTAAAGGCCGTCTGTCCCTTCGGGCTCACATACCCCAATTTCTCAGGCGCCTCGGACGCGTACATCATCCCGTAAAAATCAATGCACACCGAAACCGCACATTCCCCCAGACTCGGCGCCCGCGCCGCCGTACCGGAACTGTCCGTAAACTTCTTGGCATTCGACAAAATCAGCAGCAGTTTGGCCCACCCCTGCGGCCAGCTCGGAGCCGTCTGGACAATCATCTCATTGGCCGCCGCCTGTGAGCCCGACTGTGTCGGGTCCGCCATAATCACCAAATCAAAGTACTCCGGACGCCCCAAATCCTCCCACGAGGTCGGCTCCGCCACATTCAGCCGCTTCAGCAGTTCCTTGTTGTACAGAAACCCGAAACTGCTGAGCACATTGCCGCACCAGGTCTTCCGCGGGCTGTACATCTCCATCCCGCCGAACACCGCCGGGATGTTGTCCCAGACGTCCTGCCCCGCCTCCAGCGGCTCCAGAAGTCCTTCCGCATCCAGATACTGAAACGTGTACTCTCCCCCGCCGA is a genomic window containing:
- a CDS encoding ABC transporter substrate-binding protein; this encodes MRRMRWAAGFLCAAVYLGLFGCGKKPAGGESGKVVLSVITPHNENIKYEFSRAFRAYAKERYGWDVEFQWRDVGGGSSSILQYLRNVYAKADSCGIDVLFGGGEYTFQYLDAEGLLEPLEAGQDVWDNIPAVFGGMEMYSPRKTWCGNVLSSFGFLYNKELLKRLNVAEPTSWEDLGRPEYFDLVIMADPTQSGSQAAANEMIVQTAPSWPQGWAKLLLILSNAKKFTDSSGTAARAPSLGECAVSVCIDFYGMMYASEAPEKLGYVSPKGQTAFTPDPIAVLKNPPNRKAAQAFAAFVLSPRGQGLWGLPAGHPDGPERYRLNRTPIRKDFYQAYGTTDAVLAANPYEGGTEMKIDAKLREVRYGVLAELVYSAAIENASLLREAKRRILERRMDPALAAVLTRLPENIDTVEEIYAIAEQLKDRTAAERIRTDWTAYFRSQYQQILQ